AACTAATAAAGCAAATAAAGCTTGTAGTCTTTGTTCAGCGTTACCCAAATGTCTAATTCTAAGAAGCTGAAGAGTCCACTCATTGACAGCGTCATATCCTCCTCTAGCCTCTTCTGATGTTTCAGCATCACTTACAAAGCAAAGCGGGGTTAAAGCTTCTACACATACACCTTCACTGCAAAGTCGGTCTGTTCTGAGTTGATCGCCTGATTGCAAGAAAGCCAATGTCATCCCTTCAGTCTCTTCACAAGGGCAGTAAACACGAGCTATACCATCCAAAACTTCCAAGCATGTATCTCCTCTCCTTGAGGAAGGATCTATTAACACCGATTGCCCCGTTGCCATCCGGACCGCTGATGATGGTGTCTCTGCGTAGCTTCTAAAGCTCATGAAAACCTAAAGGAGCTTGTTGGATTTATAATTTACACAAAATCTATTCCTTTTTGCAACCGATTCTCAATAGCAACAAGCTCTTGAGATTTTTTTACAAGTTTTTACTTATAAATGTATAAAAAATTACATATAAATTAGGCTTTTGTTTCTCTGGGGATTTTTGAGTGAACGTTTAGTGACATTAGTGTCCTATTTCCTGTAATCGTTTTTACTAGAAATATCGCAAAAAAAAAGGCCCGCAAGCGGGCCTTTTCACTATTTTAATTAATTAGGTTACTAATTAACCGTTAGTGATTTTTGCGTTTTCCATATTGTCGAACGCTTTGCCTACACGTCTGAAGTCAAATCCCATAGCTCTTAAAGCATGCCAGAGGTGACCCTGGATGAAGAAGAAACCAAGATAGAAGTGAACATTTGCTAACCATGCTCTAGCTGTGTGGGCGCCAGTAGCAAGTGATGCGTCGGTATCAACAAAATAAGGAGCAAAGTCAAACTTCAGTTGAAGTACATCTCCAAAGAATTCTGTTGAATAAACAGTTGTGTTTGTTGAACTCCAGAAAGCTGCAACAAGAGCACAATAGCCAACACCAGCGAGTGAGTATGAAAGAACAGCTTCAGCTGAAAGGAGTCCTTTACCTTTGAATTCCGTGTACTCACCAAATTGCTTAGTGATGATGTGGAATGCACCACCAATTATTTGGAAAAATGCTAAGAAAGCATGGCCACCCATTACATCTTCTAAACTAGAAATTTGAAGGAAATCAGCTTGGTGATTCCAAATCATTCCTAAATCTAGATTGTAAGAGACTGTACGAGTAGCTCCTAGAGCAGTATCCCAAATACCATGATATTGAGCCCATTCAACGAATTGAATGTTTGCCAAACCTAGGAAAATTAGGTGGTGACCAAGAATAAATGTAAGTTTGTCTGGATCATCCCACTCGAAGTCAAACTTTTTAGGACGACTTCCTTCTGGGTAGTTTCCTAAATCACCGTCATATCTTGTGGAGTGAAGAATTCCACCAGCACCAAGAACACCAGAGAAAATAAGGTGAAGTACAGCAATAACTGTGCAACCATATGGCTCAGTTATTACTCCGTTTTCGATTCCACCTATTCCAAGTTGAGCAAGGTGAGGCAAGCAGATCAAGTTTTGATTACCCATCGCAACGGATGAGTCATAACGAGCTAGCTCAAATAAAGTGAACGCACCTGCCCAGAACATCATCAAACCAGCATGGGCAGCATGCGCAGCGATGAATTTTCCGGAGCGATTGGCCGTCCCTGAATTACCCGCGTACCAGTCATAGGTAACGCTAGGATTCCCGTAGGTCTGCACGAGAAATAAACAAAGAACAGTAAGAGGATATATTTATAGGTCTGTAAGTTCCATATCCCTTCACATTGCTTATTGAAATTGTAGGTTTTGTACATATTTCGCGAACATCTGCTACTAAATATGATCTTCGTGTTATGGGATCATTTATTCCTTAAGTCGCCTTACTCACTACGTTATTCGCTTGTAGAGATAGTTAAAGGTCATATTCCACCTTAGAACTTTGTTATTTTGAAAACAAAGCTAAATGCATTAATGGATTGCAAAAATATTATTATTGAGTTTATTGGAATAGAAAGGGGAGAGAGGTTTTTTCTGAAAAAAAGAAAGAAGTTGATAGTTTTGCTGGGTTCTTTTGCTGATTTTGACAGTTTTGAATACGCTCAACAATTAAGTGCCCAATCAAAAAAACTTTCTAAGCACTCAGTTGATTTGTTATTGATAGGAATTGGCAGTGAAAAATCTAAAGATTATTTTTGTAGTTTTAATAAGATTGATATTCAAAATGTTATTGCATTAAGAAATGCAGACCTTCATGAAAAACTTAAACTGAATCCAGGGTTTGTTTCACGACTACCAGCAATAGTTAATTTATTAATTATGTGTGCAGGTATAAATTCCAGAGGTACAATTAAAGAGGTTATAAGAGGTTACCTTGGGGATAAAAATTCAAAGAATTTATTTAGTTTTAATGAGGATATAATTATAGGACCTTTCTCCTTATTCAAAGGGGAAATGTTTGATATTTTTTCTAAAAAACAACATTTACGTCCTTTTGAACTAGCTACTAGGAGACTTTCTAATATGATTCAAATCCTATGTAATTGGAATATATATGTTCCTGACTCCTCATTTCTAACGCAGAGAGGGGCAACAATATTATTAAATGAAAAAAATGAGGTCTTATATGAATTTTTTTCAGAGAGCCTTCTAGGATATTCAAGAAAAATGAGTGAACCATTATCATTCCTAGAAAATATATTGAATTAATTTAATTGTAATGATTGCAAATAAATGCTTAGTCTGTGGAAGCTCTAATATGAGAGCAGATCGTTCATTATCAGGAAGATTAGTATGTAATTCATGTGGAACACCTTTTGGAGTTAGACGAGCAGGGGAAAATAAAATAAATAATTTCAATGTTTTTTCATTAAACAGAAAATATACCTTATTCATCTGTATATTTATAATTGCTTTTACTCTAGTGATTATTTAGTTTTATTCTGGTATACCTCTCCAGTATTCCTCTTGCTTCATTACATTAAGAGAAATTCCAAAAAGATCACTAAGTGTTTTTGAAGTTATTAATTCATTAGGATTCCCATCTTTTATTATTTTACCTTCTTTTATCAAAAGAACTCTATTAGTCTTAGACAGTATAGATTCTAAATTATGTGTAACATAAATTATATTTACTGATTGGTCAATTAATTTATTTATGTTCTTATTTAAAATATAATTTGATTTTATATCTAAATTAGAAAAAGGTTCGTCAAGGACTAGTATATTGGGTTCATAAACAAGAGCTCTAGCTAGTAAGGCTCTCCTTCTTTGACCATCTGATAATGAGGTGAAATCTTTATCAATAATATTATTTAGTCCCCATTTATTTATTAGATTATATATTTTTATTTTTTCTTTTTCTGAAAGTAATTTAGAGTATCGTGAATTGAATGTCCCAGAAAAACCTGATATAATTAAATCATAAAGCTTTACTCCTTTGTTTACTCTTTGTTCCATTTCTTTAAATAAAAATCCAATCTTTTTCCTTACATCCCAAATATTTATGTTTTCCTGATTAAATAGTTTCAATGAACTATGCTTTGATGCTATAGGATAAATGGATCTATTTAATAACTTTAAAAAAGTTGATTTACCAGACCCATTTGGGCCTAATATGAGTATATTTTCACCATAATTCAAATCAATATTGATATTCGATAAAATCTCTACTTTATCAATGTAAACATTTATATTTCTAAAAGTTGCCCAGCTTATTAAATCTTTTTTAGATTCAATTCTCATTTGTATAATTATATTTAATTATAGTATTTTTTAATTACACTAATAGAAGAATAAAACTTATTGGGAATAATAATCTTGTCAAAAGCTTAATAATTATCTTTCTATTATTCTTTATTGCCATATTAGGATTTTCTGGTGGATATTTCATCCCTCTATCCTCATGAACAGAGTTGGTTAATGAATTAGTGGGATGTAAATCCCATGGTTTTTCTTTGTTTAATGCGTTTTGTAGCCAATCCCAGTAATATTGTACCATTTTATCTTCGCCTAATAATTTGACATTATCCTTTTGTATATAACCCATCTGATCATTAAATGTTTGGGTCTTTAATACTAAATAATCTTCTGTAAAAATCTTATAAAATGTTCTTCGTTGTAAATGGCTAAATAAAACTAAATTTGTGAATATCTTATTTTTTAGGAATTTCCTGTAATGTCTCACTATGACTCTTGCTTTATTACTTCCTAGTGGAATATGATCAAGAACTTGAATATATCTTGTACTTTCAGGTGAGCCTTTATATATAAAAATCCTACCTGGAGGTACAAATTTTATTCTAATAAACTCTTCTTGCCCATTTGTTTTATATGAATAAATACTTTCTATTTGTCTATTATCTCTTTTTATTTTTTGATTAAAACTAGTAATGGTTTCCCTGTTAACATTTTTGTCTGGAATAGTATCTCCGTGCATCCAGAATACATGTAATATATCTAGATGGTTTTCAATAATCCTTGCCCAATCCGCTTTGAAATCTACATATACTTCTTCATATTCGTACTCTAATGATGGAAATCCATAGGAATCAGGAAGAAGGCTATTTATTGAAGACTTGATCTCAAAGTCTTCAATATTTGCAAGTGGTGTCCCAGTATAATATATATAAATATAACCTTCTTTTTCTATGCATGGGTACTGAAAAAGCTTTATGCTTTTAGCATAATTATCATAATTAGAATCAATAATATGCTGACAAGTTATTCTATCTAAGTTTGTACAACTTCCTTGAGATGAGAACCTTGCCCCATGATAAGGACAAACAAGTTGTCCGTTTATAACTTCACCACCTAAAAAAGAAGCTCCTCTATGGGGACATACGTCTTTTACACATCTAACAATTCCTTCCCTATCACGATATAAAACAAGTGGCTCATTATATATTGTGAAGTGATTTAATTTACCCTCTTTGATTGTCTCACTGCTCGATACTGAATACCATCCCAATAGTCCATTAGTTAATTGATTAGATGGCTTTGAAGAAATATTATCTATGTCTTTTACTGTATTTTGCTCATTAAAAGCTGAACTAATGAGATTATTAGTCTCATATTCATATGAATTATTTTCTTTTCCTTTTTCTTCTTTCATAGACGAGCAGCTCTTTTTGTGAGGTGTTTAGCTCATTTAAAGAGTATTCTCCTGATATGTTTAAAGTTCCAAAAAAATAGCACCTAAAGCCTTCGAGAATCGATTAAATTTACATAAAAAAACTTGTATCCATATTAGCTGAACCTCTATTTGATTTTATCTCTTTTTTGTGTCCATGGAATCTTATATTTAAAGGCTTTTTGGAGAGATCTCTATGCTAGATACAAATTCTGATGCTTCCTCAATATCATTGCAGAATTTACAGGTTCCAAGATAGCAACCAAGGTATCTCATGAAAGAGGTTTTACCTCCTGTTAGTAGGTATTTATGGATAGTGCCTCCATGGGGAGTTGATTTTACTAGTTGAGGTAAAGCAGCCATTAACAAATTATATTTTTTATAATTTGCTTTTTATATCAATAAATTGCAATAGGTAAATCTACTAAAATCAGTTGAGATGAATATGTCTTTAGTTTCTCTTTAGCTTATAAAAGCCATAATGAGTATTTTAATCGGCATAACCATCATCGTCATCTGATTGAATGATTCGTGGAGTGTTTTTCATATGCTCGTCCCATGGATGAACATATGACTCTTTGTCAGAGTAAACCTCACTTTTTAGTTCTTCTATCAAAGTTTCGAATTGTTTGATGATTCTCTTTAAGTTGTCCTTTTTCATATATATAGTTTTGATTAAATAGATTTTGTATTTATTATACTAAATATATTCTTAAAATATTTATTTACTTTATTTATTTATAATATTTGATTCCACACGTAGTTATAAAAAAAATATGTTTAAAGTTTACGAGGTAACAAAAATATTTATTATATTAATTGATAATATAATGATAGACAATTGGAATAGTTTTAAATTAATATCAGTATAATTTTCAAAAAAAGTGCTTAATAGATTCAATTTGGTTTTATTAGGTGCTAATCTGTAATTTAGAATAGATGAGAAAAAGTCTTTTTCTTTTTAGGCTAGTGTCAAATGACGTTTTCTCTTGAATCGATACATAACCTATTATGAGGGTACTTTTAACTGGTGGTTCTGGATTCATAGGTTCTCACATTGCTTTGTTGTTGCTTGAGAAGGGATATGATGTATTAATAATAGACTCTTTCGTTAATAGTTCTCCAAATGCAATTAAAGCAATTAAAAATTATTTAGATGATAAAAATTTAAATTATAATTTAAAAACGATTAATTGCGATATTAGAGATAAACAACTTTTAGGTAAAATTTTTATCGATTCTGCTAAAGAATTTAATCCGATACAAACGGTTATTCATCTTGCTGGCTTGAAGTCTGTATCTGAATCTTTTATTAACCCCCTTCTTTATTGGGATGTAAATGTTTGTGGTACAGAAAATCTTTTAGCTACTATGAATGAAAATGAATGTTATTCAATAGTTTTTAGTAGTAGTGCAACTATCTATGGCTTAACAGATTCTATTCCCATAACTGAAGACCATAAAATCTCACCAATTAACCCCTATGGCAAAACAAAGGTCGCAATTGAAAATATGTTTTATGATTTATATAGATCAAATATAAGCTCTTGGAAGATTTGTTCCTTACGCTACTTTAATCCTGCTGGTGCTCACCCATCTGGTTTTATTGGAGAAGATCCAGTCGGAATTCCAAATAATCTATTCCCTTACATCACTCAGGTAGCAAGTGGAAGAAGAAAGTTTGTAAATGTTTTTGGTGATGATTGGGAAACTAATGATGGCTCAGGAGTTCGAGATTATATTCATATTATGGATTTGTCTGAAGGTCATATTAGGGCTTTAGACTTTTTATGTTCTAATAAATCATGTTTAGAATTTGTCAATTTAGGCTCTGGAAAGGGTTACTCAGTATTTCAGATCATTAGTCAATTCGAGCAATCTACCGGTTCTCAAATTCCATTTTCAATTCAAAGCAGAAGAGATGGTGACTTAGCCAAAAGTTATGCAGATATTTCAAAAGCAAAAAATCTTTTAGGATGGGCTCCTAAAAGATCATTAGAGCAGATTTGCTTGGATGGATGGAAATGGCAAAGGAAAAATCCAAATGGTTATACTTAATAATCGTTATCATCATGATGGCAAAATCTTAACTTACATTCTTCGTAATCTTTCACTGGTGAAGTTTGCTTCCTATTTGAATTCGACTGGATTTGCCTATTGTTAATCAATGTTGTTAAAGGGATTAATCAATACTTTCCACGAAAAAGTTCAAGCATAGAAATAGTAATAATAAAAAGGCTTAATAGCCCTCTTGAAATTCTTCCTGTGGGAAGATTTGAATTTACGATCTTAGGGGTATTCGTTCAATGAATACCTGAAATGTTTCGATATCTTTGGCATTGCTTTTATGGTATGAAAAAGTCAGAAAAATCTGATTCAACTTTTTTTAGGTTATTCAAAAATGTTCAACTTTTATTAAAAGTTGAATTGGTTTATTCCTTTTAATCAATTTTGGGTAAAAAAAAAGCCCCTAAGGGCCTGGATTTAATTGGTGGCGGGGGGAAGATTTGAACTTCCGACCTTCGGGTTATGAGCCCGACGAGCTACCAGACTGCTCTACCCCGCGAAGTAATAGGAGCATACATCTTTATGTGACGTAAAATACTGGTTTGTTTGGGTTAGGGGATCTTTAATTGTCCTTCAACTTCAAGATAGATACCAGGTTTTTTTTGGAGGATGCTTTCATCTAGTTCCTCTAATGCAGATGGAGTAATCCATTCAAGTTGACGCAATAGATGTATTGCTACTGCATGCTTTGCTCTTTTCGATCCATCTTCGACCTTTATTGAGAGTCCAAGTCCTTCGCCCAAAAGACCAATACATTGAATACCCTCACTTCCACCTTTGCTAATAATTTGATTGTGACCTAGTTTTATTAATTCAGAATCAAAACATCCCTCTCCAGCAAGTAGATCTGGGTGATGTGTCATTGCACGAGTTATTTTTTCAAATTCAGGTTGATCCGATCTAGATAAGTGTGCATACAAAACAGCCATCTGGGATAAACGCAAAAGTAATGTTGGCGCACCACAGTCATCTCTTTCAGCAATTAATTCTTCTGCTGGGATTTTTAACAACTCTGAAACTCTTCTGAAAATTTCTTTCTGAAGTGGATGATGTCCCATTAGATAGTTTTCTAGATCCCAGTTCATTTTTTTGCATGTAGCTAGAAATGCAGAATGCTTTCCCGAACAATTATGTTGAAGTTTACTTTTTTTATTTGGTGGAACTGGGCATTTTAAATTCTTAATGTCAATATCTGCATTCCAAAGGAGTTTGAAAGCAATTCTTGCTTGATCTGCTGATCCAGAATGTGAGCCGCATGCAAGGGCAAGGGCTCTTTCATCTAAATTATATTTTTCTGAAGTTCCGCTTGTAAGAAATGGCAAAACCTGGAAAGGTTTTAATGCTGATCTTATGAAAGTTTCATAATCAGATGACCCCGCTTTCATAAGGGTCCTACCTTTCGTGTCGCAAATTGAAGCGTGTGCCCTATGAATTGATTCCACACTTGAACCTCTTTTGACTAGGATCCTCAAATAATTTTTATTATTTGTTGATAATTTGTCTTTTAGATTCATAATCTAATTTATATCCAATAATAAGAAAAAGGTTGAACAAAGAATAATAAATATAATCAATATTATTATCTTCAACAGGTGATTTAAGATGGGTTTAACCTGATATTGAGCTATTAGCAATTCTTTTGCTCTCCAATCAATTGGTTTTTCCCATATCTGTCCATCATACCAACCAGACTCTTCATATTCGATGTTTTCAGAATTAAGACGTTTATATATGTATATCCAACTTAACCATTGTCTAATTAGTAATAAAATAGGAAAGACAAGAGAAGTAGTTAAGCTTACTAATGTAAGTTCAAAAATGTTATTTTTTAAGTAATCACTTCCATAAGAAATTGTTAAACTTAATGGTATAATAAGTAACCAGCTAAATATTAATTTCCTGTAGAAAATGCTTTTTTCTAAAAAAGGCCAGGAGATTATCCATGAGCTTCTAACGCTATTAAATTCATTTAAAGGCCTTTGGTTTGGGGGTACAGGACATATTATTTTATTCATACTTTAATGCGATTAATTTATTATTTATAAAATCATGAATAATTCCATTACTCCAGAAAGATTCTAAATCGTAGTATTTTCTTTCACTAGGTTGAAAAACATTTATTATTAGATCTCCATAATCTAATAATGCCCATTTTGCTTCGTTTATTCCTTCCTTTCGGAGAGGAAGGAGGTCGGCTTTTTCTCTCAGTATTTTTTCTACATTATTGACTATGGCCCTTACTTGAACATCAGAAAGTCCTTCAGTAATTAGTATCCAATCGGCAATACTTGAGACTTCGTCAACTTTTAAAAGTTTTATATTTCCAGCTTTTCTGTCATCACAAGCATTTGCAGCTAATTCAATAAGCAAATTACTATCCATAAACATTTTCACTTGTAACTGATTTCTTAGATCCCTCTTGAGATGCCATTTCTGCCCGAGCTCTTTCGGCACTCTTTCTAAGTGCTTCTAATCTATCTTCATAAAATGTTCTCTTTTTTTTCTTTCTAGATTTTTCTACCAAATCTTTTAACGCACCACCAAGACTTTTATAAGCATTCGGAACGCTATATCCAAATCTACAAGCTAAATCAATAGCTCTCTCATCAGCGGATATAGCGTCTTGGAGGCGTTTTTCAGAATTATTCTTTAAATACAATCTGTATCCTGCAAAACCTGATAATCCAAGTGCCATTAAAAGTAACAATCCATCTTGTACCCATAATTCTCCTATTGCACCACCTAAACCTATTGCAAGAGCTGCCATTTCCCAGCCATCTCTAGGGATGGTGTCATTTTGAATGCGTCCCACCTCATGCCAAAACAATAAATTTCTATGATCTTGAGCTAAGTAGTCCCATTGATCCAAGTCAACTTGGATCTCCACTTCGTCTCGCCCAATTTCTTCAAGCGTGATTAAGGGGGGATCTATTGCTGCTGCGGCTTCAATGAATACCCAGCTTTGGTTTTCAGGTGGCAGCAGCCCTTTAAGGCGCTGTAGTTCGCTCATACTCTTTGTTTCTTATTCGGAAAGTTGGTTAAACTTTAATGGTAGTTTGCCGATCTAGACAGTAGATGATAAACAGATACCTAGAATGCGTGACATAAATGAAGTTTACAAGAAATTCAAATGCCACGGCGTAAAGATATACGTCGGATTTTGATACTGGGCTCTGGACCAATTGTTATTGGACAGGCCTGTGAATTCGATTATTCCGGTACCCAGGCATGCAAAGCGTTAAGAAGCGAAGGCTTTGAAGTCATTTTAGTTAACTCTAACCCGGCTTCAATAATGACGGATCCTGAAACGGCAAACAGGACTTACGTCGAACCTTTAACGGCTTCGGTTGTTGAACAAATTATAGAAATAGAAAGACCTGATGCTCTTTTGCCCACAATGGGTGGGCAAACTGCTTTGAATATATCTGTAGAATTGGCAGAATCTGGGATTTTAGAAAAATATAAGATTGAATTAATTGGTGCCGATCTTAATGCGATTAAGAAGGCTGAGGATAGAAATTTATTTAAAATAGCGATGAATAATATTGGTGTTGAAGTATGTCCATCTGGTATAGCTTCCAACCTTCAAGAAGCTGAAATAGTTGGAAATGAAATTTCTTTATTTCCAAAAATTATTCGTCCCGCTTTCACATTAGGAGGAAGTGGAGGCGGTATTGCTTATAACCAGGATGAATTTTTAGAATTATGTAAAACAGGCCTAGATGCTAGTCCTGTTTCTCAAATACTTATCGAAAAATCTCTTTTAGGTTGGAAAGAATTTGAGTTGGAAGTTATGAGAGATTTATCAGATAATGTTGTAATTATATGCAGCATTGAAAATGTTGATCCAATGGGAGTTCACACTGGAGATTCTATTACAGTAGCTCCTGCGCAAACTCTTACTGATAGAGAATATCAACGTTTAAGAGACTATTCAATTTCAATAATTAGGGAAATTGGAGTAGCAACAGGTGGAAGCAATATCCAATTTGCAATTAATCCTATTAATGGTGAAATTATAGTAATTGAGATGAATCCTCGTGTTAGTAGATCATCAGCTTTAGCTAGTAAAGCTACAGGTTTTCCTATTGCTAAAATTGCCGCTCTTTTGGCTGTTGGTTATAGACTAGATGAGATTACTAACGATATTACTGGCAAGACTCCAGCGTGCTTCGAACCTTCAATTGATTACGTAGTTACTAAAATACCTCGTTTTGCATTTGAAAAATTCTCAGGGAGTTCTTCAATTCTAACTACTTCAATGAAGTCAGTAGGTGAGGCTATGTCGATAGGTAGATGTTTCGAAGAATCTTTTCAAAAGGCAATACGATCTTTAGAAACAGGACTAAGTGGTTGGGGGTGTGATCGAGTTGATCAGAAGGTCTCTTCTATTGAATTAGAAAGACTATTAAGGACGCCCTCGCCAGAAAGAATAATGCATGTTCGATTAGCAATGAAGAATGGACGTAGTGATAAAGAAATTTTTTCTTTTACTAAAATTGATCCTTGGTTCTTATCTAAACTTAGAAATATAGTCAATGCAGAGGATCAATTACTTAAGTATGAAAATATTAATCAATTAGAGCCTAATTTTTTATTCAAACTCAAACAAATTGGATTTTCTGATTATCAGATTGCCTTTGCTCTAAATACTGATGAATTAACAATTAGAGCTAAAAGAACTTCCCTAAAAATAGTTCCTGTTTTTAAAACAGTTGACACTTGTGCTTCTGAATTTTCCTCTAATACACCATATCATTATTCTACATATGAAAGACCAGCCTTCAAGATTGATACCGAAGGAAATATAATCAAAAATATTAATCTTAATGAAATTAAAAATG
The sequence above is drawn from the Prochlorococcus marinus str. MIT 1013 genome and encodes:
- the galE gene encoding UDP-glucose 4-epimerase GalE yields the protein MRVLLTGGSGFIGSHIALLLLEKGYDVLIIDSFVNSSPNAIKAIKNYLDDKNLNYNLKTINCDIRDKQLLGKIFIDSAKEFNPIQTVIHLAGLKSVSESFINPLLYWDVNVCGTENLLATMNENECYSIVFSSSATIYGLTDSIPITEDHKISPINPYGKTKVAIENMFYDLYRSNISSWKICSLRYFNPAGAHPSGFIGEDPVGIPNNLFPYITQVASGRRKFVNVFGDDWETNDGSGVRDYIHIMDLSEGHIRALDFLCSNKSCLEFVNLGSGKGYSVFQIISQFEQSTGSQIPFSIQSRRDGDLAKSYADISKAKNLLGWAPKRSLEQICLDGWKWQRKNPNGYT
- a CDS encoding chlorophyll a/b binding light-harvesting protein, which translates into the protein MQTYGNPSVTYDWYAGNSGTANRSGKFIAAHAAHAGLMMFWAGAFTLFELARYDSSVAMGNQNLICLPHLAQLGIGGIENGVITEPYGCTVIAVLHLIFSGVLGAGGILHSTRYDGDLGNYPEGSRPKKFDFEWDDPDKLTFILGHHLIFLGLANIQFVEWAQYHGIWDTALGATRTVSYNLDLGMIWNHQADFLQISSLEDVMGGHAFLAFFQIIGGAFHIITKQFGEYTEFKGKGLLSAEAVLSYSLAGVGYCALVAAFWSSTNTTVYSTEFFGDVLQLKFDFAPYFVDTDASLATGAHTARAWLANVHFYLGFFFIQGHLWHALRAMGFDFRRVGKAFDNMENAKITNG
- the rsfS gene encoding ribosome silencing factor; translation: MDSNLLIELAANACDDRKAGNIKLLKVDEVSSIADWILITEGLSDVQVRAIVNNVEKILREKADLLPLRKEGINEAKWALLDYGDLIINVFQPSERKYYDLESFWSNGIIHDFINNKLIALKYE
- a CDS encoding AhpC/TSA family protein; protein product: MKTKLNALMDCKNIIIEFIGIERGERFFLKKRKKLIVLLGSFADFDSFEYAQQLSAQSKKLSKHSVDLLLIGIGSEKSKDYFCSFNKIDIQNVIALRNADLHEKLKLNPGFVSRLPAIVNLLIMCAGINSRGTIKEVIRGYLGDKNSKNLFSFNEDIIIGPFSLFKGEMFDIFSKKQHLRPFELATRRLSNMIQILCNWNIYVPDSSFLTQRGATILLNEKNEVLYEFFSESLLGYSRKMSEPLSFLENILN
- a CDS encoding Rieske 2Fe-2S domain-containing protein is translated as MKEEKGKENNSYEYETNNLISSAFNEQNTVKDIDNISSKPSNQLTNGLLGWYSVSSSETIKEGKLNHFTIYNEPLVLYRDREGIVRCVKDVCPHRGASFLGGEVINGQLVCPYHGARFSSQGSCTNLDRITCQHIIDSNYDNYAKSIKLFQYPCIEKEGYIYIYYTGTPLANIEDFEIKSSINSLLPDSYGFPSLEYEYEEVYVDFKADWARIIENHLDILHVFWMHGDTIPDKNVNRETITSFNQKIKRDNRQIESIYSYKTNGQEEFIRIKFVPPGRIFIYKGSPESTRYIQVLDHIPLGSNKARVIVRHYRKFLKNKIFTNLVLFSHLQRRTFYKIFTEDYLVLKTQTFNDQMGYIQKDNVKLLGEDKMVQYYWDWLQNALNKEKPWDLHPTNSLTNSVHEDRGMKYPPENPNMAIKNNRKIIIKLLTRLLFPISFILLLV
- a CDS encoding asparaginase, producing MNLKDKLSTNNKNYLRILVKRGSSVESIHRAHASICDTKGRTLMKAGSSDYETFIRSALKPFQVLPFLTSGTSEKYNLDERALALACGSHSGSADQARIAFKLLWNADIDIKNLKCPVPPNKKSKLQHNCSGKHSAFLATCKKMNWDLENYLMGHHPLQKEIFRRVSELLKIPAEELIAERDDCGAPTLLLRLSQMAVLYAHLSRSDQPEFEKITRAMTHHPDLLAGEGCFDSELIKLGHNQIISKGGSEGIQCIGLLGEGLGLSIKVEDGSKRAKHAVAIHLLRQLEWITPSALEELDESILQKKPGIYLEVEGQLKIP
- a CDS encoding ATP-binding cassette domain-containing protein; this translates as MRIESKKDLISWATFRNINVYIDKVEILSNINIDLNYGENILILGPNGSGKSTFLKLLNRSIYPIASKHSSLKLFNQENINIWDVRKKIGFLFKEMEQRVNKGVKLYDLIISGFSGTFNSRYSKLLSEKEKIKIYNLINKWGLNNIIDKDFTSLSDGQRRRALLARALVYEPNILVLDEPFSNLDIKSNYILNKNINKLIDQSVNIIYVTHNLESILSKTNRVLLIKEGKIIKDGNPNELITSKTLSDLFGISLNVMKQEEYWRGIPE
- a CDS encoding DUF3318 domain-containing protein: MSELQRLKGLLPPENQSWVFIEAAAAIDPPLITLEEIGRDEVEIQVDLDQWDYLAQDHRNLLFWHEVGRIQNDTIPRDGWEMAALAIGLGGAIGELWVQDGLLLLMALGLSGFAGYRLYLKNNSEKRLQDAISADERAIDLACRFGYSVPNAYKSLGGALKDLVEKSRKKKKRTFYEDRLEALRKSAERARAEMASQEGSKKSVTSENVYG
- a CDS encoding CGLD27 family protein, whose amino-acid sequence is MNKIICPVPPNQRPLNEFNSVRSSWIISWPFLEKSIFYRKLIFSWLLIIPLSLTISYGSDYLKNNIFELTLVSLTTSLVFPILLLIRQWLSWIYIYKRLNSENIEYEESGWYDGQIWEKPIDWRAKELLIAQYQVKPILNHLLKIIILIIFIILCSTFFLLLDIN
- a CDS encoding Crp/Fnr family transcriptional regulator, producing MSFRSYAETPSSAVRMATGQSVLIDPSSRRGDTCLEVLDGIARVYCPCEETEGMTLAFLQSGDQLRTDRLCSEGVCVEALTPLCFVSDAETSEEARGGYDAVNEWTLQLLRIRHLGNAEQRLQALFALLVNRLGKRCGDWCQLPFRLTHERIGELIGSTRVTSTRLISRLRTADLLKAPSGDPTLSLSPEFIESSPLTA